One region of Juglans regia cultivar Chandler chromosome 4, Walnut 2.0, whole genome shotgun sequence genomic DNA includes:
- the LOC109000811 gene encoding neutral ceramidase 2-like yields MGILGFLRNGHRHWPSATIHFLVFLTFLLHNIGGSLSASNYLIGLGSYDITGPAADVNMMGYANSEQTASGVHFRLRARSFIVAEPQGNRLVFVNLDACMASQIVSIKVLERLKARYGDLYTEKNVAISGIHTHAGPGGYLQYVVYIVTSLGFVRQSFGVIVDGIEKSIVQAHESLHPGSIFVNKGELFDAGVNRSPSAYLNNPAGERAKYKYDVDKEMTLLKFVDDAWGAVGSFNWFATHGTSMSRTNSLISGDNKGTAARFMEDWFEQKDFQQGFDALHFNNSDTDRIPRRVSNIVPNHNENRSELMRLANNFQFSQGQPATRFLSLASRVRNALSQADRPQFVSAFCQSNCGDVSPNVLGAYCIDTGLRCDFSHSTCNGKNELCYGRGPGYPDEFESTRIIGERQFKKAVELFDKATEQLKGKVEYRHSYLNFSNLEVTLPKAGRGHEVAKTCPAALGFAFAAGTTDGPGAFDFKQGDNKGNAFWRLVRNLIKTPSQEQIKCQNPKPILLDTGEMKAPYDWAPSILPVQILRIGQLVILSVPGEFTTMAGRRLRDAVKTVLTSGGSGEFDNNVHIVISGLTNTYSQYVTTFEEYQVQRYEGASTLYGPHTLDAYCQEFKKLAAALIRGQTVEPGPQPPNLLDKQISLLPPVVVDGTPPGVNFGDVKTDVPPNSTFKKGGIVTVTFWSACPRNDLMTEGTFALVEILRDQKTWTPAYDDDDFCLRFKWSRFAKLSPQSHATIEWRIPASATSGVYRISHFGASKSLLGSIHHFKGSSSAFVVA; encoded by the exons ATGGGGATTCTGGGTTTTCTCCGTAATGGCCATAGGCACTGGCCATCTGCAACAATTCATTTCCTGGTTTTCTTAACATTCTTGCTACATAATATTGGAGGGTCTTTATCAGCTTCCAATTACTTGATTGGTCTTGGAAGCTATGACATAACAGGGCCTGCTGCAGATGTCAATATGATGGGTTATGCGAATTCAGAGCAGACTGCTTCCGGAGTTCACTTCCGGTTGCGAGCTCGATCATTTATTGTGGCAGAACCTCAAGGAAACCGCTTAGTATTTGTAAATCTTGATGCCTGCATGGCCTCCCAAATTGTTTCAATTAAAGTGCTTGAGAGACTTAAAGCAAG GTATGGGGACCTTTATACAGAGAAGAATGTCGCCATTAGTGGTATTCACACTCATGCTGGTCCTGGTGGCTATCTCCAATATGTTGTATATATTGTAACATCTCTTGGATTTGTACGCCAATCATTTGGTGTCATTGTTGATGGCATAGAGAAAAGCATTGTACAAGCTCACGAGAGTCTTCACCCAGGGTCAATTTTTGTAAACAAAG GTGAGCTTTTTGATGCTGGGGTAAACCGTAGCCCTAGTGCTTATCTCAACAATCCTGCAGGAGAGAGGGCTAAGTACAAGTATGATGTTGACAAAGAAATGACCCTCTTAAAGTTTGTAGATGATGCATGGGGCGCAGTGGGTAGCTTCAACTGGTTTGCTACTCATGGAACTTCAATGAGTCGTACAAACTCATTAATAAGTGGTGACAACAAAGGAACTGCAGCACGGTTTATGGAGGACTGGTTTGAACAGAAGGATTTTCAGCAAGGTTTTGACGCTCTGCATTTCAATAATTCTGATACTGACAGAATCCCTCGAAGAGTCTCAAACATAGTTCCTAACCATAATGAAAACC GAAGTGAGTTGATGAGACTTGCCAACAATTTTCAGTTTTCTCAAGGACAACCTGCAACAAGGTTTCTGAGTCTTGCAAGTCGGGTCAGGAATGCTTTGAGCCAAGCTGACAGGCCTCAGTTTGTATCTGCATTCTGTCAATCAAATTGTGGTGATGTAAGCCCAAATGTTCTTGGAGCATATTGCATAGACACTGGATTGCGTTGCGATTTCTCTCACAGTACCTGCAATGGTAAAAATGAATTATGCTATGGTCGGGGACCGGG TTACCCTGATGAGTTTGAGAGTACTCGTATAATTGGAGAAAGGCAATTCAAAAAAGCCGTGGAGCTTTTTGATAAAGCAACTGAGCAACTAAAAGGGAAGGTTGAGTACCGGCATTCATATCTAAATTTTTCCAACCTTGAGGTCACACTTCCTAAAGCGGGTAGGGGTCATGAGGTGGCAAAAACATGCCCAGCTGCCTTGGGCTTTGCTTTTGCTGCAGGGACTACTGATGGCCCCGGAGCGTTTGATTTCAAGCAGGGAGATAATAAG GGGAATGCCTTCTGGAGGTTGGTGAGGAACTTGATAAAAACACCGAGTCAGGAACAGATCAAATGCCAAAATCCAAAGCCTATTCTGCTTGATACTGGGGAGATGAAGGCACCATATGACTGGGCA CCCTCAATACTTCCAGTTCAAATTTTGCGGATAGGGCAGCTTGTGATTTTGAGTGTGCCTGGAG AATTTACAACTATGGCCGGCAGGCGCCTTCGTGATGCTGTCAAGACTGTGCTTACTTCTGGAGGTAGTGGAGAGTTTGACAACAATGTCCATATAGTCATTTCAGGGCTTACCAATACATATTCACAGTATGTGACCACCTTTGAGGAGTACCAAGTGCAAAGATATGAG GGAGCCTCTACACTGTATGGTCCACACACACTTGATGCCTACTGTCAAGAGTTCAAAAAATTAGCTGCAGCTCTCATCAGAGGCCAAACTGTTGAACCAGGCCCGCAGCCACCAAATCTTCTTGACAAGCAAATCAGCTTACTTCCACCAGTAGTCGTCGATGGTACCCCGCCCGGGGTGAATTTTGGGGATGTCAAGACTGATGTCCCTCCAAATTCCACCTTCAAAAAGGGTGGAATAGTTACAGTCACCTTCTGGTCTGCTTGCCCAAGAAATGACCTTATGACCGAAGGCACATTTGCACTGGTTGAGATCCTCCGGGACCAAAAGACATGGACCCCAGCTTATGACGATGATGATTTCTGCCTGCGGTTTAAGTGGTCAAGGTTTGCAAAACTTAGCCCTCAGAGCCATGCAACCATAGAATGGAGGATTCCTGCATCTGCAACTTCAGGTGTGTACCGGATAAGCCATTTTGGTGCTTCAAAATCACTTCTTGGATCAATCCACCATTTCAAAGGTTCATCTAGTGCTTTTGTAGTGGCATAG